The genomic region CTCTTCCTCACGTGCCATCAGGGTCCCGCGCACTTTTTCCATCTCTCGTTGCAACAGCAAAATCTCTTCTGTCAGGTTGGTCACCTTCATCTCCATCTCATCCTTCTCCTTCCGAGTGGTCAACAGCAGCTGTTCAAGGTCAGACTTGTTGTCCTGAGCCAACTGCATTTGCTCCAGCTTTTCGACCTTTGACCGCTCGCATTCCAGCATGGTCTTGTACCGGGTCATCTCAATCCTGTCGTCTGACAGTGACTGCTTCATCTCGGAAATCAGTTTCTCCGAGTTCTCTTTCTCTTCGGTCAATGTATCCACCTCACCCTGGAGCAGCTGTGTTTTGTCCCGAAGGGCACTCACAAGTTCCTGTGCCTCTCGGTTCTCGGTGATGGCCATCTGGAGCTCATTCGAATACTCGTCCTGTTTGCGCAGCATCTCTTCTCGCTCGATCGATGCACTCTTGAGCAAATCAATCATTTGTTGTTCTCGCTCTGTGCTGTTTATCAGACTGCTGTTGATCAATAATGACTTCAGGTGCTCCAGCTGGGTGCGACAGTGCTCCAGCTTCTCAGTCTGCGTGCACAGCGACTCAAGCACGACGCCTCGTTCGTCTGCAAGCTTCTCGTTATCCTCAGTCAATTCGTTCACCATGTCCTGGAGATCGCTAAGTTCCTGCAATGTTGCCTGCAGTTCCTCGTTAGTGCTGTAATGAGTCTCTTCCATCTGAAGGATCCGCTCCGTGAGGCACGCCACCGACACCTCACTCATTGCGTCGCTGCTTTTGTTGCTCTGTTTGTCCCAGCCGACATTGTCCAGCGACAGCTCCGAGGGGTGTTCTGGTGTGCCACACAGGTCATCCAACGTCAAGCCCGGTTCGGACATGGGATAGTCGTAACGCCTCGGACAAGGTTCTCGCAGAGAGTCAAAATTGGATAGATTATCACAACTTATGCTTGACGGCATCACTTTGCTAGCAGGTTCACTTTGGTTTGACGATGGTGGACTTGGGGTCTTCTTTGGCATGGAAATTTTCTCAGCATCGGGGAGTTGCTCAATAGAGATACCAAATTCCTTTAAGCGTTCTTGAAGAACTTTGTTCTGATTCCTAAGCAACTCACATTCCTCTCGAAGATCCTGAGATGGGATTTGTTCTTTAAGATTCCTTATCTCGTACTTGTGCCTCTCAATCTCTGCTTTCCGCCCTTCAGTGATCTGGATCAATTCTGAAATGCGGTTTTCCAGGGCCTTTTTCTCACGCTCAAAATTGGCAAGCAGCTCGGCATTGTACGCCATCACATCAGCCGGTGCCGAAGTCCTCTTACGTACCGTCTTATCTTTGGTCATGCTTTGTGAACTGTGTGCCCGCTTCATCGAAGAGTGGGTCTTGCCACTGGAGTGTAAACCCGCCGACCCCGTCGTGAAAACGCCTTTGCCAGTTTTATCAATGTTCTGGGTACTCGATGCTTTGCGGATGGTTGAATTTACACCTGTGGCAGTCCGTCCACCTTTGGTCGTCGTTGACGACGAagatgtcgtcgtcgtcgtagctgCTGTCGTTGACGATGTGGTGATTGTTGCCGAAGTCCCAGTCGGGGCCGGTTTCGCAAACACCacattcttctccttctctttgaGGACATTCTCCTTGTTGCTGCTCGTCTTGCTAACGCCGGTCCCACCGCTGTTTACCTTTGGTCTGTCCGGTAACAGAGAaagctgcttcttcttcttctgctgttgGTGGGTGGTGAGGTTTTCGTGGCTTTTGCTCAGATATTGTTTACTGAGTGGGGCACCCATTATTTTTCTTGAGGACGGTGTGGATGTAGAGATGGTGCTAAGTCCGGAGTTCTCAGATTTCGATCGCATCGGTGCCACCGTTTCGGTGGCTGTCGTcattgtcgtggtggtggtggtggtactgttgcTGCTGACTACAAACATCTTGGAGGGCCCTTTCTCTTGCTTCTTCATGGTAAGAACCTTCTGGCCaactttctgtaaaaaaaaaagaaaaaaaaagacaagttaTTAAACAATACCAAAAACAAAaggacaaactaaaaaaaaaagggatgctGGAAATAGTAACGACcccttaaacctttagcatttaaaccggccaaaagtattctgcctgttttatgtccaaactggccagatttggtctctcacaccaaccccacAATATcactttaaaaattaacagcttcctcatcaaaatctcataaataCAAGATAATGTAAGATTAGTTCAAaccaatgtggataaaaaaggattagttttggcagaatagtgcgaacactaaagggttaaatgacgaAATGGTTGCATGATGGCATGTGCCAAATGGGAACTGGGCTGGAATAACTGTATCCACATAACTACATCCACACCAGAAGGTTCTTACCATGAAGAAGCAAGAGAAAGGGCCCTCCAAGATGTTTGTAGTCAGCAgcaacagtaccaccaccaccaccaccaccacgacaatgACGACAGCCACCGAAACGGTGGCACCGATGCGATCGAAATCTGAGAACTCTGGACTTAGCACCATCTCTACATTCACACCGTCCTCAAGAAAAATAATGGGTGCCCCACTCAGTAAACATaaagaacttctttcagtttccgtctaccaaatccatttacaaggctttgttggcctggggctaagTAGAAGACACCATGACCAAGGTGCTGAGCACTGAGATGGAACttgaaaccttgtggttgggaagtaaacttcttacgaCATGGCCATGccctacacctacacacacatatcctataTGCATGTACCTGTCTGGCTTCTCCTACTGTATttctgtattacacacacacacacacacatacagggtgcagtgaataaatttgtctaaattacgcaaaaatgaaaataagactgACATTTCAttctaacagatatatttaccaaaattacacaaaaatatcttcaaagagtaaatttattcaaccaCAATCCCTAGATGACCTTGGAATCTCCTCCAACTCTTcttgatggtctccttgtttaagttggtgaatgctgccataatccttgccttcagttcatctttggtgttacaaggagttttgttggtctctcactcaactgtgccctacacataataaggaagggagggatcttttcggtttgactggcagttttttaaaataatttccacgtaactaaacacttttaaacttcgtattctggtagaatgtgtttataaaacatctttttctcttggctttgagaaaattctatagtttctaagatatttgttgttttttttcttcactttatgcaatttcaaccaatcaatgacatctattgaggtaaaaaacattctgtgccgtatgaatatgtccctcgtttaagaaacagattgggtttatttacatttctgaagaaaaaagatacccccccccctaaccctaaaacagatcgaaatgcaatagatcgatactagggtcatatttatgggtgacaatttcatatgacaccgctagaaaaaactgccgttcaaaccgaaaagatccgaagggGGTTGCAGTCAGGGGAGTAAGGTGCCTAGATGTTAAGGGTGTTGTGGTTACAGAAATTGACTGACAGCCATGctgcagagtcctgttaccagacatagggtcttgcagcagccaccctcttgacccagggcagcaccacCTCCttcaggtacttgatgtaggcataacatcaccatcactagtgatcactccaaacaccatgatgctgactggatgtttgatttttatcactcttggtacatgttttggggacacagcaagtccttagattgacacccaaacactctgaaaatgTCTGTATTGGAGCTTTCAAagcgaataccaagcagtacattatgttgtttccaaatttctgacagactGAATTGTGCCATGGCACTGTTTttgtcacagacggtgcccaactgacactactatactgtgtagctgACAAAATCAAGAACAAACGATGCACAGgggcgaaattaaaaatataaaatggcaacaatttacccatcgcaccccacatgtatgtatgtgtgtgtgtatatatatataaagttaatccaaacaagaaaacaaaaacaaaaaacaacaacgcaaggacgtggaacaaataaagtattattggacgctcaggaaagaaggagggtttgacgttttgagcggagctcttcgtcggaaacataggagaaggaaagatccagagaagggaagacgggaaaaaaaatcgctagtgatacagacgaggtcacatattaatatatacgacaggcttctttcagtttctgtctaccaaatccactcacaagtgtttggtcggcctgaggctattgtagaagacacttgcccaaggtgccacacagtgggaatgaacccagaaccatgtggttggtaagcaagctacttaccacacagccacgcctgtaatGACAATATTATAACACACTACAATACATGGGTCCACTCTAAGGGGACACGAActatagggatgatgatgatgatagccgtacaacagccacacaaacacaccatcaaacTCAACAAGACCTGACTCACTGAACAGATTGAGCAAGGACATTTGGGACatcgatggtggtggaggtagtggtgacagtagtgatggtgtggtggaggtagtggctgTGGTACTATGGGAATGGTAGCTGCAGTATGGGTGGTACAGTGACAGCAGTGatgtggtgtagtagtagtagttgtagcagtgctAGTTGAAATCCTATCACACAAGTGTCTCCaaaggtgaaggtggtggtgcaAAAGTGTCTTCGAGATCCGAGGCAGTGGAGCACCCACCAATGGTGAAGAGTGCAAAAAAATCACAAGAGAGTGGACAACAACCTGCCTCCACCCTCTCTTTCTTATACCCCCCCCCcgtatttcctcctcctcctcctctcctataTTTTAACTGCTACCCCACCCCCtattctctctgtatctatcttcaTTTCTGTATCCCTCTATACACtaactctccctctttccctgtccatctctctctatttctctgcatctgtctgtgtgtctctcactgtctctcagtTTCCGATGGAGGAAAAACAGTAGTTAAGggtgagtggggggggggagagagagagagagagaagaaagagagagagagagagagatggtgatgatgtgtcCTTTTTATAGGTTATTACTGGATTATATAAACTGCACATgtgggaaagtgtgtgtgtgtgtgtttgtatacacacacacacaaacacacaagtgtgcataagtttgtatacacacatacttgtatatacacacacacacacaagtaagctgGACAATAAttacttcactggtactcaaccaccaccaccaccaccaccaccaccaccaccatacagtAACACAAAGCTGAACCATAATTAGCATCTTGGAAAATTAATATTGTCTGGGGGGaactggtggggggggggagaaatgagagggggagagaaggagagagagagagaaaggtaagtGAAAATAAGATGAGGAAGAAAGCAGAATGAAGGGAAAAAGATTTGAAGATAACCCCTCCCCTGCTCCCCAACACACTATTAATagcaagaagtgtgtgtgtgttgtgggggtTCCTCTGAAAGTGGGGGATAGGTAATAAACAGTCCTTCAACTAAGACAatgtaaaacaagaagaaaagaaaaaactggAAGCAGAATGGGGGACAAAGCATCTGCTGAGGGGAGTGAGGCAACTGGTGTCTCCGTTTTGGTCTCACTGTTTATAATGACTAATTTAGAGCAGACCTTGTCTATCCTACCACTGAATGGAATGGCATATCATTAATGCTCCCCTGGGTCTTGGGGGGGGGGCAGATTTTTAATCAAATAGAAGCAAATTTTGCTCAGTGTTTAACTGTCCAAATTTCTTAATCTATTCCACTGGACATGTTTGTCCACCTTTTAGCGCCCTCTATGTTCAGTTTTTATGGAAACTACTGAAGAAAGTGAGGCcttttaaaatgaaagtattttgcACATTGGTACAgcatcagtcattagactgtggccatgctggggcaacaccttgaagaatattttggtgaatgaattaaccccagttcTTACGTTTTTTGAAAGCCTAATTATTATTccgttggtctcttttaccaaactgcaaagctacaaggacataaacacaccgaaaggtgtgtttatgtggcaggggacaaagacacacatatcatcatttaacattcattttccatgctggcatgggttagatggtttgactggaaccaGAAAGCCAGAGAGCCACCATCAACTTCTactgtctgatctggcatggtttctatggccggatgcccttccgaacaccaaccacttcacagagtggcACTGGGTGTcatttacatgctaccagcacggtACCTTTTGTGTCtcagagaggcttctttcagtttctgtttaccaaatccaaacACTAGATTTTGGTCAGTCTGTGACTTATAACAAAAGAGACTTGTCCAAGGtttcacacaatgggactgaacctggaaccatgtggttgggaagcaagcttcttgcctcACCGCCACCCCGATGCCTATTCACTAACATAATCTCCTTCTTCTACACGTAAGACATTCGAGTGGACTTGTGCCTTCTCTTTTAAATGACTAAAGAAGATGAAGACTTCTAGAATGAAATTCTATTGGACCTTGCTACAAACATCAATCGTGTTTTCTGCTCCCCGATAACACAACCACCTCCTCATACACAAAAGACATAAGTagggactgacctggggttaaacaacatggAAGGGCATGATGTTGCTCTTGATGCACTatttctgaataaaagacagggtggtcatagctggaacatctttgattactTGTGGCTgtgatataaggcggcgagctggcagaattgttagcatgccgggcgaaatgctttgtggtatttcatccctcgctgcgttctaagttcaaattccgccgggggtcgactttgcctttcatcctttaggggtctataaattaagtaccagtgacacactggggtcgatataatcgacttaattcgtttgtctgttctcgtttgtcccctctgtgtttagccccttgtgggtagtaaagaaataggtatcaaccTAAAGAAACTGTGTGATTTATCCTAGAAAATATTCCCTTATCTGGGGCTGGTGGGGTTTCATTGGGACTTTTTGAGTTGGAATCCCACCAGAAGCgtcaacttcacctttcctctttttcagggtcaataagatcCAGAACTAGCAAAATATTTGGGTTGTTAACATCAACCACTCACCTCCTCCCTCTGAAGTAAAGACCAAACACACAGCGTGCGTGTACATTTAATTGGCCAAATATGCCCATCCCCACCAACTAGAACAATGTTTCAACAAACGATTTCATatcagaaatcttgcaaaacaaatgtgtgtgtgtgtgtaggtgtgcaggcatagctgtgtggtaagaagcttgctccccaactacAGAGttcggggttcaatcccactgtgtggcaccttgggaaagtgtttctactatggccttgggccaaccaaaaccttacgagtggatttggtagatggaaactgaaagaaacccatggtatgtatgtgtgtgtgtgtgtctccccatcattgcttggcaaccggtgttggtgtgtttacagccaTGTACCTTAGTGGTCGGTAAACAaggttgacagaataagtactaggtttataaaataagtcctggggttgatttgcacaactaaaacccttcaaggtggtgctccagcatggctgcagtcaaatgactgaaacaagagtaaaaatagtatagacacacacacacacaataggcttccacacagtttctttccatctaccaaattggtCATTGGTCAGTTTCGGTCTATTAGTAGAAGACTTTTAAGCAAAGTGCTGCTGGCCAGgacttgaacctgaaaccacacggTTGCAAAGCagagcttcttagccacacagccaggctgaagatattgtctccaccaccaccactgcctcctCACCCCATCCCCTGCCACCACTGTACCCTATCATTATACCCTCCAGTTATACagggtagcagcagtagcagtggtagtagtagtagcagtggtagtagtagctgttgaACATATTTGGAAAGGAGGAAACTTAATGGAAGTTTAACAACCACCTGGGGTGGTGGAAGTaagggtagtgatgatggtggttttggtggtgtatATGATGGTTTGTGGCTTAAAATAGGTCATCACCAATTTGGTTGTAAGGAGAGAGTGGGGGGGATGAGAGGGGGCGGGGGCGAGGGGGTGGAAGGGTAGAGGGGGGGTTACCCCTCTGTCAACTTTATGCAAACaaactttacatatttttttctttggtgaCCCAGCAGCAGCAGATCTTGACTAGACATGGCTTGCAAGGCTAAGGGTGGCTGGCAGtgaggggtggtgat from Octopus sinensis linkage group LG29, ASM634580v1, whole genome shotgun sequence harbors:
- the LOC115226186 gene encoding cytospin-A isoform X2 — its product is MKKQEKGPSKMFVVSSNSTTTTTTTMTTATETVAPMRSKSENSGLSTISTSTPSSRKIMGAPLSKQYLSKSHENLTTHQQQKKKKQLSLLPDRPKVNSGGTGVSKTSSNKENVLKEKEKNVVFAKPAPTGTSATITTSSTTAATTTTTSSSSTTTKGGRTATGVNSTIRKASSTQNIDKTGKGVFTTGSAGLHSSGKTHSSMKRAHSSQSMTKDKTVRKRTSAPADVMAYNAELLANFEREKKALENRISELIQITEGRKAEIERHKYEIRNLKEQIPSQDLREECELLRNQNKVLQERLKEFGISIEQLPDAEKISMPKKTPSPPSSNQSEPASKVMPSSISCDNLSNFDSLREPCPRRYDYPMSEPGLTLDDLCGTPEHPSELSLDNVGWDKQSNKSSDAMSEVSVACLTERILQMEETHYSTNEELQATLQELSDLQDMVNELTEDNEKLADERGVVLESLCTQTEKLEHCRTQLEHLKSLLINSSLINSTEREQQMIDLLKSASIEREEMLRKQDEYSNELQMAITENREAQELVSALRDKTQLLQGEVDTLTEEKENSEKLISEMKQSLSDDRIEMTRYKTMLECERSKVEKLEQMQLAQDNKSDLEQLLLTTRKEKDEMEMKVTNLTEEILLLQREMEKVRGTLMAREEEVRGLKSNSKTRISELELKVDAMQKERVDIQQEEETLRDHIEQLEQDCDRYRDDVKRCNAKIQELQQEIKDLLRQKSVVESELHDVHHRHEEESEEWKQFQKDLQVAVVIANDFRTETQEDMERLVCENASMREKLKSLQSQLSKAKDELDSVKLRSWDERSSKPIFSPAELKGKMLSSVDRELIALREGRRMDSKNQTMSVKNLIRSIEDQVKSGNSSIHSSENSSRRSSLELVCCPLSPSNSDLTDAKSPSTPTDLSPQGSSELPLRSVLKRPAAEKLSPLQPLGTTFEKGKELKPVQQNNRNESEHSKVSPSISSILSSRSSSRRNSGICCTELERKEAAAKDPLVGLARQMGGSKRNALLKWCQQKTLSYNGVDITNFSSSWNDGLAFCALIHSYLPEKMPYDELTSEDKRRNFTLSFAAAESVGITSNLNINDMVAMERPDWQAVIAYVTAIYKHFEVDGKS
- the LOC115226186 gene encoding cytospin-A isoform X1: MPPKQGSLPQKKVGQKVLTMKKQEKGPSKMFVVSSNSTTTTTTTMTTATETVAPMRSKSENSGLSTISTSTPSSRKIMGAPLSKQYLSKSHENLTTHQQQKKKKQLSLLPDRPKVNSGGTGVSKTSSNKENVLKEKEKNVVFAKPAPTGTSATITTSSTTAATTTTTSSSSTTTKGGRTATGVNSTIRKASSTQNIDKTGKGVFTTGSAGLHSSGKTHSSMKRAHSSQSMTKDKTVRKRTSAPADVMAYNAELLANFEREKKALENRISELIQITEGRKAEIERHKYEIRNLKEQIPSQDLREECELLRNQNKVLQERLKEFGISIEQLPDAEKISMPKKTPSPPSSNQSEPASKVMPSSISCDNLSNFDSLREPCPRRYDYPMSEPGLTLDDLCGTPEHPSELSLDNVGWDKQSNKSSDAMSEVSVACLTERILQMEETHYSTNEELQATLQELSDLQDMVNELTEDNEKLADERGVVLESLCTQTEKLEHCRTQLEHLKSLLINSSLINSTEREQQMIDLLKSASIEREEMLRKQDEYSNELQMAITENREAQELVSALRDKTQLLQGEVDTLTEEKENSEKLISEMKQSLSDDRIEMTRYKTMLECERSKVEKLEQMQLAQDNKSDLEQLLLTTRKEKDEMEMKVTNLTEEILLLQREMEKVRGTLMAREEEVRGLKSNSKTRISELELKVDAMQKERVDIQQEEETLRDHIEQLEQDCDRYRDDVKRCNAKIQELQQEIKDLLRQKSVVESELHDVHHRHEEESEEWKQFQKDLQVAVVIANDFRTETQEDMERLVCENASMREKLKSLQSQLSKAKDELDSVKLRSWDERSSKPIFSPAELKGKMLSSVDRELIALREGRRMDSKNQTMSVKNLIRSIEDQVKSGNSSIHSSENSSRRSSLELVCCPLSPSNSDLTDAKSPSTPTDLSPQGSSELPLRSVLKRPAAEKLSPLQPLGTTFEKGKELKPVQQNNRNESEHSKVSPSISSILSSRSSSRRNSGICCTELERKEAAAKDPLVGLARQMGGSKRNALLKWCQQKTLSYNGVDITNFSSSWNDGLAFCALIHSYLPEKMPYDELTSEDKRRNFTLSFAAAESVGITSNLNINDMVAMERPDWQAVIAYVTAIYKHFEVDGKS